Part of the Mycteria americana isolate JAX WOST 10 ecotype Jacksonville Zoo and Gardens chromosome 10, USCA_MyAme_1.0, whole genome shotgun sequence genome, AGAACTTCGATGAGCTCTTCATCACCCACAATGGCAACTTCCAGGTAAGGCGgctgtgggcagccctgcccagggctcacCCCCTGTCCTGTGGGGTTGGGGCTGGGTTGGGTGGTGGCTCCTCTCACCCCGCTCTGCTCCCTGGAGGAATGGGCCGGAGTCCCCAAAGACGTCATGGAGAGCTTCAAGCCCAACTACAGCGAGAGCATCTGCTACGTGAGCGAGCTGCCCCCCAAGGACAGTTACGAGCCCCTCTGGCAAAGCAGCAACCATGCACCGTCTATGATGCCCGGGGCCCCGGCCGCCCCTTGCGAGCACAGCCCCTACAAGAACAGCTACGTGGGAGTGTGACGCGCTCCTGCACCCCTGTGCCCCGCACGCTCTGCACGCCCGCTTGCCCAAAACCTCGCCGCCCCGCGGGCCTcgctccctgctcccaccctgcctctgccaaatgcccgggacccccagccctgctccctgccacggCCACACTGAGCCCCCCACGACACGGCGGCTGTAACTGCACTGCCGGGTGCTGGGTGCACTGCAGGGTGCTAGGTGAGCTGGATGCAGTGCACAGTGCGCTGGGTGGTGCATGGGGGTGCAGTGCGTAGCACCCTGGGTGCACTCTTTGTTGCATCGGGTGcactgggtgctgctctgggtgcGCTGAGGCACGCTGGGCGCACTGCACGGTGTGCCAGCACCTGCCCTGTCTTTGGGGCGTCCAGGAGGGCAGGGTGACATCCCACCACGAGCCCTGCCGCGTGCAGGATCCCTTGCGGGGTTGCCACGGCAGAGCAGAGCCGCGGGAGGGCGGAAGGGCTCCCACGCTGCCGTCCCGTGGGCTCCCGCGCTGGGCGTGTTGGAGCTGCTGGGGGCTCGCCGACCCCCCTCCCTGCTCCGAGGTGCCCGCAAGCACGCCAGGGACGTGTCCTGGCgagggggcagcccgggggcccGACCCTAGCCGATGCCAAGCCCAGCTGCGGCCGAGCAGGCCGGAGCCACCGGCCGACCGACGGGGACACCGGGGCTGAGGAGCGCCAAGGGCCAGAGGGGCCAAGCCAGCATGTCACCTCCGGCCCCGAGGGCTGCTGCCCCCGGGGCACCGGGCGAGCCCGGCTGTCCCCCCGGGGCCTCGCCGGTCCTTCGCCTGCGCCCCGGCTTTTCCGCTGCAATAAAGCTCTGCTGCGCTGGGGGATCGGCCGGGCTCGTCTCGCAGGGTCTGGGGGAAGCgccggcggagccccgcgccccgcccacCTCTGACCTCACAAACGCCGTCCCAGCCCCACCGCCGCGGGCTCGCACCGGCAGCATGTTCCTCTGCGTCAAGCACGGGGGTGAGTCCCCTCCTGGCCATCCCACGGGTGCCTGCCCCCCGGGCACGGTGGGGGACGCGCCGTGGCCTCGCCGGGCGGCGGGCTCGGCCTCTGGGCTCTGCGGCCGCTGCCAGGGCCGCCGGCTGCCCTCAGCCACCGCCGCTCTCCCTCCAGATGACCAGAGCTTTGTGGCCAACGCCAACTGCGCCGTCCTGCGGCTGCTCTCCTACGTGAGGAGGATGGTGGGGGTCCCCAACAGCAGTGAGCcctggctgcggggctgcagctcccccccgccttggcagcagcaccagcacttTGTCCCATCTCCAGTTGGATGCCGCACAGGCTCCACATGGCGTGGGCACAGCAGTGAGGTGGGAGGTCCCCAGCTCACCACGCCGGCAGCCCACACAACCCCTCCCCGGCTTTTCCAGGCGTCATCGACCTGTGTGACGAGCTGGGCACCCCCAAGCTGCTCTTCCAGGTGACCAGCCTGAACGAGAGGGCCAGCGAGTTCCTCCAGGCACATGGCACCTACTATGTGTGCAGGGTGGAGTTCAGAGCACGTCGTAGGTGTCCAGGCACGCATAGCCCCCTGGTCCCTTGGGGTCCTAGCAGTGTGCAGGGTGGTGGGGTGCAGCAGGCAGGAGTGACCGTGGGGCTGTCCCACAGGGACCGAGCAGGAGCACTGGTGCTGGACCTTCACTCCCCTCCTGGAGCACCCCAGCCCAGCACTGACAGGTGGgtgaggggatggggagcagccaggctggtggGCGCAGGCATGGAGGCCCAGCactggggccgggggctgctaCGGGGCCCCCAGACCCATCTCTCTGTTGGCAGaggccctgcagctgcagggcaagCATGTGCACAGGAGGCAGACCGGTGCCCCACAGatgccagaggagaggaggacgCCTGACACGGAGACACTGCCCTCCGTGGTGCAAGGCCAAGGAGTGGTAAGGGGCTGCCAGTGGCCCCCAGGGCGGCCAGCATGGCCTTGCCCACCTTCACCAAGGCCACttctgccctggggacagggggacacagtcAGCCAcaggccagccctgcccaggggaCCTTCCCACCCCTGCGGCCTCCAGTGCCTTGTGGTCACACAGCTCACAGCAGGACCTGCTCCATCCTGCTGTCCATCCTGCCACCTGcctgctgtccccatgccacGTTGCCCTTGGGCCCCACTGTCCTGTCCCTATGtctgctgtccccatgccctgtTACCCTCATGCCGCACTgccccatccccatgcccatCACCCTTGTGCCCTGCTATCTGGTCCCCATGTCTGTTGTCCTGACATGTCATCACCTTATGGCCCACTTCCCTGTCCCCACGCCCTGTCACCCTCATGCCCCACTGCCCTGTCCACCACTCTCAAGCTCTGTTCCTCTGCCCTTCCAT contains:
- the C10HXorf65 gene encoding uncharacterized protein CXorf65 homolog — its product is MPSPAAAEQAGATGRPTGTPGLRSAKGQRGQASMSPPAPRAAAPGAPGEPGCPPGASPVLRLRPGFSAAIKLCCAGGSAGLVSQGLGEAPAEPRAPPTSDLTNAVPAPPPRARTGSMFLCVKHGGESPPGHPTGACPPGTVGDAPWPRRAAGSASGLCGRCQGRRLPSATAALPPDDQSFVANANCAVLRLLSYVRRMVGVPNSSVIDLCDELGTPKLLFQVTSLNERASEFLQAHGTYYVCRVEFRARRTEQEHWCWTFTPLLEHPSPALTEALQLQGKHVHRRQTGAPQMPEERRTPDTETLPSVVQGQGVGKALGRGPGRAGTEGTRCKAASPLERGRGRASRTGSAGSQ